The proteins below are encoded in one region of Cystobacter fuscus DSM 2262:
- a CDS encoding AAA family ATPase, with protein MSIQRLRLTEFSVFEKAEFEFCPGINVIIGANSTGKSHLMKLLYAGHRVAEGAVAARPPLTDEVFNHQLAEKLAGVFKPEEGAIGRLRNRRLGRGRAEVAIETNEGTLSFGLSSLGKLTVQERSWAPATPAVFLPSREVLAMYEGFVAAYEARELSFDETYYDTCKALAASQLRGPRGTRAAELLGPILAALGGGVRLMGNRFYVIQENGTFEAHLVAEGLRKIASVAHLIANGSLVENGLLLWDEPEANLNPRLISQVVEFLQAFARRGVQVFLASHDYLLTQKLSLVAEHPSQQDAVAMKFFSLFREGNAVQVESAPTLAGLERNPILQEFARHYDAEANAFAQSAEVMTPEEPTE; from the coding sequence ATGTCCATCCAGCGCTTGCGCCTCACGGAGTTCAGCGTCTTCGAGAAGGCGGAGTTCGAATTCTGCCCGGGTATCAATGTCATCATTGGTGCCAACTCCACGGGCAAATCGCACTTGATGAAGCTGCTGTACGCGGGCCACCGGGTGGCGGAAGGTGCCGTGGCTGCCAGGCCGCCTCTGACCGACGAGGTTTTCAATCACCAGTTGGCGGAAAAACTCGCGGGCGTCTTCAAGCCGGAGGAGGGTGCAATCGGCCGGTTGCGGAACCGGCGGCTCGGGCGTGGACGCGCGGAGGTAGCCATTGAGACGAACGAGGGCACGCTTTCCTTTGGGTTGAGTTCGCTCGGCAAGCTGACCGTGCAGGAGCGAAGCTGGGCTCCAGCCACTCCCGCTGTCTTCCTGCCCTCGCGAGAAGTTCTGGCGATGTACGAGGGTTTCGTCGCGGCTTACGAAGCCCGTGAACTCTCGTTCGATGAGACCTACTACGACACGTGCAAGGCACTCGCGGCCTCGCAGCTGCGGGGACCCCGGGGGACGCGCGCCGCCGAGTTGCTCGGACCCATCCTGGCCGCGTTGGGTGGAGGCGTGCGGCTCATGGGCAATCGCTTCTATGTCATCCAGGAGAATGGAACATTCGAAGCGCATCTGGTCGCGGAGGGACTTCGCAAGATCGCGAGCGTGGCGCATCTGATCGCCAACGGCTCTCTGGTGGAGAACGGACTTCTGCTGTGGGACGAACCGGAGGCGAACCTCAATCCGCGGCTCATCTCGCAAGTGGTGGAGTTCCTCCAAGCCTTCGCGCGTCGCGGTGTCCAGGTCTTCCTCGCCAGCCATGACTACTTGCTGACGCAGAAGTTGTCTCTCGTGGCCGAGCACCCGAGTCAACAGGACGCGGTTGCCATGAAGTTCTTCAGCCTCTTCCGAGAGGGCAATGCCGTGCAAGTGGAGAGTGCTCCGACACTCGCTGGGTTGGAGCGCAATCCCATCCTCCAGGAGTTCGCGCGTCACTACGACGCCGAGGCCAATGCTTTCGCCCAATCCGCGGAGGTCATGACGCCGGAGGAGCCGACGGAATGA
- a CDS encoding ATP-binding protein, with the protein MHATLLGLPDSVSDELERAFRAEGFALECRRLTPGRPSLPQVFPPGLVLLWEDEGSLEQAVSTCRQLASVCALSRSWLFVLTRRDVSEQSELILAGASECISPTGEQWAPNLLTHVRHLRIPTRAGTAVGEPPHSRVPSERALRTLLSATTADLGHDFFRTLVKQLAEAFRVTCAMVGEMLPEQDSIRTLAFWSRGAFQNTVTYPLSGTPCHNAVLHSICHYADDVSRHFPEDLMLTDLGLRGYLGAALRSSRGEVIGVLAILHDQLLDAGELDFSLLGAFATRAGAELERIRAQAELERTRDFLRNTLEAVPDPIFVKDRNHRVLVVNSALCRLVGRPASELLGQRSIDVMPEYQEQSAWEQDEQSFASGQPGESEQSFIDSTGMSRTILTRRAVFPGADGQPSLVSVLRDLTERKRLETQLRLADRMTSMGTLAASVAHEINNPLSSVCANLSYLGEQLSGDTFSPELLPELREVLVETEEGASRVRSIVQDLKSFARGDEEHQGPIDVHRVIESSLRLVRNELQRYNAQLERVLEPVPPVLGNASRLGQVLVNLLVNAMQAFPEARSENNRIRVITRMEAPRRVVVEVEDNGKGMSQEVIERIFDPFFTTKPVGVGTGLGLAICHTIVQSMGGEIDVRSMPGRGTTFMLVLMSTEEEDTGERESDEPSLAEQSAPPRTYATG; encoded by the coding sequence ATGCACGCAACCCTCCTGGGCCTCCCAGACTCGGTCAGTGACGAGCTGGAGCGGGCATTTCGAGCCGAGGGGTTCGCCCTCGAGTGCCGCCGACTAACACCTGGTAGACCGTCTCTCCCCCAGGTGTTCCCGCCGGGACTGGTGCTGCTCTGGGAGGACGAAGGGTCGCTGGAGCAGGCGGTCAGCACCTGCCGGCAGCTCGCCTCCGTCTGCGCGCTGTCCCGCTCCTGGCTCTTCGTGTTGACACGCCGCGACGTGAGTGAGCAGTCGGAGTTGATCCTCGCTGGTGCCAGCGAATGCATCTCTCCGACGGGAGAGCAGTGGGCCCCCAACCTGCTCACGCACGTGCGGCACCTGCGCATCCCCACGCGAGCGGGGACCGCGGTGGGCGAGCCGCCCCATTCGCGCGTCCCCTCCGAGCGGGCCCTGCGGACGCTGCTGTCGGCCACCACGGCCGACCTCGGCCACGACTTCTTCCGCACCCTGGTGAAGCAGCTCGCCGAGGCATTCCGCGTCACCTGCGCCATGGTGGGCGAGATGCTGCCGGAGCAGGACTCCATCCGCACGCTCGCCTTCTGGAGCCGCGGGGCCTTCCAGAACACGGTGACCTATCCGCTCAGCGGCACGCCCTGTCACAACGCCGTCCTGCACTCCATCTGCCACTACGCGGACGACGTGAGCCGGCACTTCCCCGAGGATCTGATGCTCACGGACCTCGGCCTGCGCGGCTACCTGGGCGCGGCCCTGCGCAGCTCCCGGGGCGAGGTCATCGGGGTGCTCGCCATCCTGCATGATCAACTGCTCGACGCGGGCGAGCTGGACTTCTCCCTGCTGGGCGCGTTCGCGACCCGCGCGGGCGCGGAGCTGGAGCGCATCCGGGCCCAGGCCGAGCTGGAGCGCACGCGCGACTTCCTGCGCAACACGCTCGAGGCCGTGCCGGATCCCATCTTCGTCAAGGATCGCAACCACCGCGTGCTGGTGGTCAACAGCGCCCTGTGCCGGCTGGTGGGCCGCCCGGCGTCGGAGTTGTTGGGCCAGCGCAGCATCGACGTCATGCCCGAGTACCAGGAGCAGAGCGCCTGGGAGCAGGACGAGCAGAGCTTCGCCTCGGGCCAGCCCGGCGAGAGCGAGCAGAGCTTCATCGACAGCACGGGGATGAGCCGCACCATCCTCACCCGGCGGGCGGTCTTCCCCGGCGCCGACGGTCAGCCCTCCCTGGTGTCCGTGCTCCGGGATCTCACCGAGCGCAAGCGCCTGGAGACGCAGCTGCGCCTGGCGGATCGGATGACGTCCATGGGGACGCTGGCGGCCAGCGTGGCGCATGAAATCAACAACCCGCTGTCCTCTGTCTGCGCCAACCTCTCCTATCTGGGCGAGCAGCTCTCCGGGGACACGTTCTCCCCCGAGCTGCTGCCCGAGCTGCGCGAGGTGCTGGTGGAAACCGAGGAGGGCGCCTCCCGCGTGCGCTCCATCGTCCAGGACCTGAAGTCCTTCGCGCGCGGGGACGAGGAGCACCAGGGGCCCATCGACGTGCACCGGGTCATCGAGAGTTCGCTGCGCCTGGTGCGCAACGAGCTGCAGCGCTACAACGCCCAGTTGGAGCGGGTGCTCGAGCCAGTGCCCCCGGTGCTGGGCAACGCATCACGCCTGGGGCAGGTGCTGGTGAACCTGCTGGTCAACGCGATGCAGGCGTTCCCCGAGGCGCGTTCGGAGAACAACCGCATCCGCGTCATCACCCGGATGGAAGCGCCGCGGCGCGTGGTGGTGGAGGTGGAGGACAACGGCAAGGGGATGAGCCAGGAGGTGATCGAACGCATCTTCGATCCCTTCTTCACCACCAAGCCGGTGGGCGTGGGCACGGGGCTGGGCCTGGCCATCTGCCACACCATCGTCCAGTCCATGGGCGGGGAGATCGACGTGCGCAGCATGCCCGGACGCGGCACCACCTTCATGCTGGTGCTGATGAGCACCGAGGAGGAGGACACGGGCGAGCGCGAGAGCGACGAGCCCTCCCTGGCCGAGCAGTCCGCGCCCCCGCGCACCTACGCCACCGGCTAG
- a CDS encoding serine/threonine-protein kinase has translation MRDLQPTSPESDTDRFIIWQPGLTVGRYNLLTRLAVGGMAEIWLARQGGPQGFEKFIAIKRILDSLSSDADFVGMFLDEARLAAQLNHPHIVQIFDLGEEEGAYYIAMEYLPGENLASVARACTRQNKVLPLPLAVRIIAHAAEGLAYAHAKLGPDGALLGIVHRDVSPQNILVTYEGLVKVLDFGIAKAATRESQTMAGQVRGKAAYMSPEQARGQLLDARSDIFSLGIVLFELVTGTRLFPSMEPLAAMNTLAGETPLPVAHERNPRVPESLSRIISRALARQPGQRFISARHFQAALEEWLRAQPEVPDCSELSSYMTDLFADRIQERARLLEAARSGDLTPSSARRVVGRLQSSASMPGRVLGTRELTVEQPAPSRRPRWPWIAGAAVLSLLALSGGLFFALRGSPAESPAVKAPPVAARPPTPTGPPVLTIETEPPGAQLRVDGQEVGVSPLSLETLALGEHRVVASLEGRAPEERLVKLSHPGERTLVRLELPALGQAPPPASAVVPERPAPEAPKAAAPSQALAAEPHASSVARATKRAMGRLTLDTKPWTYVYLRGRKLGDTPLIEVPLPAGRHQLKLVNEGKNISTVIEVEIRAGQTTGKKLQL, from the coding sequence GTGCGTGATCTCCAGCCCACCTCCCCGGAGAGTGACACCGACCGCTTCATCATCTGGCAGCCGGGGCTGACCGTGGGTCGTTACAACCTGCTGACGCGACTCGCCGTGGGAGGCATGGCGGAGATCTGGCTCGCGCGACAGGGAGGCCCCCAGGGCTTCGAGAAGTTCATCGCCATCAAGCGCATCCTCGATTCGCTGAGCTCGGACGCGGACTTCGTGGGGATGTTCCTCGACGAGGCCCGGCTCGCCGCGCAGCTCAACCACCCGCACATCGTCCAGATCTTCGACCTGGGAGAGGAAGAGGGGGCCTACTACATCGCGATGGAGTACCTGCCAGGAGAGAACCTGGCCTCCGTCGCCCGGGCCTGCACGCGTCAGAACAAGGTGCTGCCCCTGCCGCTCGCGGTGCGCATCATCGCGCATGCCGCCGAGGGCCTGGCCTACGCCCACGCGAAGCTGGGACCGGATGGGGCCCTGCTCGGCATCGTCCACCGCGACGTGTCCCCGCAGAACATCCTGGTCACCTATGAAGGCCTGGTGAAGGTGCTGGACTTCGGGATCGCCAAGGCGGCCACCCGTGAGAGCCAGACCATGGCGGGCCAGGTGCGCGGCAAGGCGGCGTACATGTCGCCCGAGCAGGCGCGAGGCCAGCTCCTCGACGCGCGCAGCGACATCTTCTCGCTGGGCATCGTCCTCTTCGAGCTGGTGACGGGCACGCGGCTGTTCCCCTCCATGGAGCCGCTCGCCGCGATGAATACCCTGGCCGGGGAGACGCCGCTGCCCGTGGCCCACGAGCGCAACCCCCGCGTTCCCGAGTCCCTCAGCCGCATCATCTCCCGGGCCCTCGCGCGCCAGCCTGGCCAGCGCTTCATCAGCGCCCGCCACTTCCAGGCCGCCCTCGAGGAATGGCTGCGCGCCCAGCCCGAGGTGCCGGACTGCTCCGAGCTGTCCAGCTACATGACGGACCTCTTCGCGGATCGCATCCAGGAGCGCGCCCGGCTGCTGGAGGCGGCGCGCTCCGGGGATCTCACGCCCTCGAGCGCCCGCCGGGTGGTGGGACGGCTCCAGTCCTCGGCGTCGATGCCAGGACGTGTGCTCGGAACCCGGGAGCTCACCGTCGAGCAGCCCGCGCCCAGTCGGCGGCCGCGCTGGCCGTGGATCGCCGGTGCCGCCGTGCTGTCGCTGCTCGCCCTCTCCGGGGGGTTGTTCTTCGCCTTGCGCGGCTCGCCGGCCGAGTCCCCCGCCGTCAAGGCGCCTCCGGTCGCCGCGCGCCCGCCCACGCCCACGGGGCCGCCCGTGCTCACCATCGAGACGGAGCCCCCCGGTGCCCAGCTCCGGGTGGACGGCCAGGAGGTGGGGGTGTCGCCCCTGTCGCTCGAGACGCTCGCCCTGGGCGAGCACCGGGTGGTGGCCTCGCTCGAGGGCCGGGCTCCCGAGGAACGCCTGGTGAAGCTGTCCCACCCGGGCGAGCGGACCCTGGTGAGGCTCGAGTTGCCCGCCCTGGGCCAGGCCCCGCCTCCCGCCTCCGCGGTCGTCCCAGAGCGCCCCGCGCCCGAGGCCCCCAAGGCCGCGGCTCCCTCCCAGGCGCTCGCGGCGGAGCCCCATGCCTCCAGCGTGGCGCGCGCGACGAAGCGCGCCATGGGCCGGCTGACCCTGGACACCAAGCCCTGGACCTACGTCTATCTGCGCGGGCGCAAGCTCGGGGACACCCCGCTCATCGAGGTCCCCCTCCCGGCGGGACGGCACCAACTCAAGCTCGTCAACGAGGGCAAGAACATCTCCACCGTCATCGAAGTGGAGATCCGCGCCGGACAGACCACGGGCAAGAAGCTGCAACTGTGA
- the hemB gene encoding porphobilinogen synthase has product MAFPIHRPRRLRRTAALREMVRETTLAPSNFIYPLFVVEGRDVRRPIASMPGIFNLSLEHALAEARQAHALGVKSVILFGIPDHKDARGSQAYAREGIVQRAVRELKSALPELIVIVDVCLCEYTDHGHCGVIEGGHVVNDDTLPLLAQMAVTCAQAGADIIAPSDMMDGRVAAIRSALDEVRLTDVPIMAYAAKYASGFYGPFREAAQSTPQFGDRRGYQMDPGNVREALREVDLDLEEGADMVMVKPALSYLDIIRVVRDRVDVPVVAYNVSGEYAMVKAAAQNGWVDGDRLMLEILTSIKRAGAEQIITYHALEASKLLG; this is encoded by the coding sequence ATGGCCTTTCCGATCCACCGCCCCCGGCGGCTGCGCCGTACCGCGGCCCTTCGTGAGATGGTGCGCGAGACGACGCTCGCGCCCTCCAACTTCATCTACCCGCTCTTCGTCGTGGAAGGGCGGGACGTGCGCCGGCCGATCGCTTCCATGCCGGGCATCTTCAACCTGTCGCTCGAGCATGCGCTCGCCGAGGCCCGCCAGGCCCACGCGCTGGGCGTGAAGTCGGTGATCCTCTTCGGCATCCCCGACCACAAGGACGCCCGCGGCTCGCAGGCCTACGCGCGCGAGGGCATCGTCCAGCGCGCCGTGCGTGAGCTCAAGAGCGCCCTGCCGGAGCTGATCGTCATCGTGGACGTGTGCTTGTGCGAGTACACGGACCATGGCCACTGTGGCGTCATCGAGGGTGGCCATGTCGTCAACGACGACACGCTGCCCCTGCTCGCTCAGATGGCCGTCACGTGCGCCCAGGCGGGCGCGGACATCATCGCCCCCTCGGACATGATGGATGGGCGCGTGGCCGCCATCCGCTCGGCGCTCGACGAGGTGCGCCTCACCGACGTGCCCATCATGGCCTACGCCGCCAAGTACGCCTCGGGCTTCTACGGGCCCTTCCGCGAGGCCGCCCAGAGCACGCCCCAGTTCGGCGATCGCCGCGGCTACCAGATGGATCCCGGCAACGTGCGCGAGGCCCTGCGCGAGGTGGACCTGGACCTGGAGGAGGGCGCGGACATGGTCATGGTCAAGCCCGCGCTGTCCTACCTGGACATCATCCGCGTGGTGCGCGACCGGGTGGACGTGCCCGTGGTGGCCTACAACGTGTCCGGCGAGTACGCCATGGTGAAGGCCGCCGCCCAGAACGGGTGGGTCGACGGGGATCGGCTGATGCTGGAGATTCTCACCTCCATCAAGCGCGCCGGCGCCGAGCAGATCATCACCTACCACGCGCTCGAAGCCTCGAAGTTGCTCGGCTGA
- a CDS encoding ABC transporter ATP-binding protein, translating to MTAIEVVGLRKTYRRAFRPGHEALRGVDLRVPEGSAFGLIGPNGAGKTTFIKSILGIVQPTAGTVRVLGGSPEDPRIRARIGYLPERLHLPGSWKPQAFLATVARLKGMAPERAGIPRLLERVGLGDALERRIGGYSKGMRQRLGLAAALMGEPELLILDEPTDGIDPLGRVEVRRLLQEEVRRGTTLFLNSHLLAETERVCDRVAILARGQVLREGRLGELASSQSRWMARFEPGADAEALARAGFTAAGLEGRYLVEAADAAGLNAALDKARVAGALLVELKRDAQDLETVLASAMEVAA from the coding sequence GTGACGGCCATCGAAGTCGTGGGATTGCGGAAGACCTACCGGCGTGCGTTCCGCCCGGGTCATGAGGCGCTCCGGGGGGTGGATCTGCGCGTCCCCGAGGGCAGTGCGTTCGGGTTGATCGGACCGAATGGCGCGGGGAAGACGACCTTCATCAAGAGCATCCTGGGCATCGTGCAGCCCACGGCGGGCACGGTGCGGGTGTTGGGGGGCTCGCCGGAGGATCCCCGCATCCGCGCGCGCATCGGCTACCTGCCCGAGCGCCTGCACCTGCCCGGCTCATGGAAGCCACAGGCGTTTCTCGCCACCGTGGCGCGGCTCAAGGGGATGGCGCCGGAGCGGGCCGGAATCCCCCGGCTGCTCGAGCGCGTGGGACTCGGGGACGCGCTGGAGCGGCGCATCGGCGGCTACTCCAAGGGCATGCGCCAGCGGCTGGGGCTCGCGGCGGCGCTGATGGGCGAGCCGGAGCTGCTCATCCTGGACGAGCCCACCGACGGCATCGATCCGCTGGGCCGGGTGGAGGTGCGGCGGCTGCTCCAGGAGGAGGTGCGGCGCGGCACCACGCTCTTCCTCAACTCGCACCTGCTCGCGGAGACCGAGCGGGTGTGCGATCGGGTGGCGATCCTCGCCCGGGGCCAGGTGCTGCGCGAGGGACGGCTCGGGGAGCTGGCGTCGAGCCAGAGCCGGTGGATGGCGCGCTTCGAGCCGGGCGCGGACGCCGAGGCGCTCGCGCGCGCGGGCTTCACGGCGGCGGGGCTCGAGGGGCGCTACCTCGTGGAGGCGGCGGACGCGGCGGGGCTGAACGCGGCGTTGGACAAGGCGCGCGTCGCGGGGGCGCTACTGGTGGAGCTCAAACGCGACGCGCAGGATCTGGAGACGGTGTTGGCCTCGGCCATGGAGGTGGCGGCATGA
- a CDS encoding D-alanine--D-alanine ligase family protein: MRIALTYNLKLSDSEEEAEFDSLETVNTLAAAIERLGHRLERFEVSGPASRTVARLEAYSPDLIFNIAEGRRGRFREAFYPALFEELGFAYTGSDAYALAITLDKQLTKLVLSKHGIRTPGWQFVEHLNELKVEELRFPVIIKPNFEGSSKGISQDSVAETVEEARTKVAHALSRYPNGVLVEEFIRGTDITVPYLAAVQNDHDGVLSPVSYDIDPAAIAGRKYDIYDYELKTKRESAVKVRAPAQLPAKMVEELRAVSKKIIAVLDCRDLGRIDFRLSDAGVPYFLELNALPSLEQGAGIYASAALEGVHLDGVVNAIIQSAARRYKIKDGRRQGKPARKTGPLRVGFTYNVKRVKPTADPVATEDSEAEYDSPTTLQAIREAIASWGHEVVDLEATAELPSVLASTPLDIVFNIAEGFKGRNRESQVPAMLELLDIPYTGSDPATLSIALDKALAKKIVRQAGIHTPIFQLMHTGKERLNKEFTSFPLIVKPVAEGSSKGVVSKSVCGNEAELREVVKEIVTKYQQPALIEEYIGGREFTVGLLGERRPRVLPPMEIVFLDKAEKNPIYSFQHKLDWNDRIRYDAPAKLEPALLEKLRTAARGSFMALGCRDVARIDFRMDDKGRLYFIECNPLPGLTPGWSDLVLIAQGAGMDYRGLIGEIMAPAIRRYKEREARRAADESALMKLAMEKAAQEKASPSEDKSNGGGGGGSSSEASPRMEMKA; encoded by the coding sequence GTGCGCATCGCGCTGACGTACAACCTCAAGCTGTCCGACTCGGAAGAAGAGGCGGAGTTCGACTCCCTGGAGACGGTGAACACGCTGGCCGCGGCCATCGAGCGGCTCGGCCACCGGCTGGAGCGCTTCGAGGTGAGCGGACCCGCCTCGCGCACCGTGGCCCGCCTGGAGGCCTACAGCCCGGATCTCATCTTCAACATCGCCGAGGGCCGCCGGGGCCGCTTCCGCGAGGCCTTCTATCCCGCGCTCTTCGAGGAGCTGGGCTTCGCCTACACGGGCTCGGACGCCTACGCGCTGGCCATCACCCTGGACAAGCAGCTCACCAAGCTGGTGCTCAGCAAGCACGGCATCCGCACCCCGGGCTGGCAGTTCGTCGAGCACCTCAACGAGCTCAAGGTCGAGGAGCTGCGCTTCCCCGTCATCATCAAGCCCAACTTCGAGGGCTCCTCCAAGGGCATCAGCCAGGACTCGGTGGCCGAGACCGTCGAGGAGGCCCGGACGAAGGTGGCCCACGCGCTCTCGCGCTACCCCAATGGCGTGCTGGTGGAGGAGTTCATCCGCGGCACCGACATCACCGTGCCCTACCTCGCGGCGGTGCAGAACGACCATGACGGCGTGCTCAGCCCGGTGTCCTACGACATCGATCCGGCCGCCATCGCCGGGCGCAAGTACGACATCTACGACTACGAGCTGAAGACGAAGCGCGAGAGCGCCGTCAAGGTGCGTGCCCCGGCCCAGCTCCCGGCGAAGATGGTCGAGGAGCTGCGCGCGGTGTCCAAGAAGATCATCGCCGTGCTCGACTGCCGGGACCTGGGGCGCATCGACTTCCGGTTGAGCGACGCGGGCGTGCCCTACTTCCTGGAGCTCAACGCGCTGCCGAGCCTGGAGCAGGGCGCGGGCATCTACGCCTCCGCGGCGCTGGAGGGCGTGCACCTGGACGGCGTCGTCAACGCCATCATCCAGAGCGCGGCGCGGCGCTACAAGATCAAGGACGGCCGGCGCCAGGGCAAGCCCGCGCGCAAGACGGGCCCCCTGCGCGTTGGCTTCACCTACAACGTCAAGCGCGTGAAGCCCACGGCGGACCCGGTGGCCACCGAGGACAGCGAGGCCGAGTACGACTCGCCCACCACGCTGCAGGCCATCCGCGAGGCGATTGCCTCGTGGGGCCACGAGGTGGTGGACCTGGAGGCCACGGCGGAGCTGCCCAGCGTGCTCGCGAGCACCCCGCTGGACATCGTGTTCAACATCGCCGAGGGCTTCAAGGGCCGCAACCGCGAGAGCCAGGTGCCCGCGATGCTGGAGCTGTTGGACATCCCCTACACGGGCAGCGATCCGGCCACGCTCTCCATCGCGTTGGACAAGGCGCTGGCCAAGAAGATCGTCCGTCAGGCCGGCATCCACACCCCCATCTTCCAGCTCATGCACACGGGCAAGGAGCGGCTCAACAAGGAGTTCACCTCCTTCCCGCTCATCGTGAAGCCCGTGGCCGAGGGCTCTTCCAAGGGCGTGGTGAGCAAGAGCGTGTGCGGCAACGAGGCGGAGCTGCGCGAGGTGGTCAAGGAGATCGTCACCAAGTACCAGCAGCCCGCGCTCATCGAGGAGTACATCGGGGGACGCGAGTTCACGGTGGGCCTGCTCGGCGAGCGGCGCCCGCGCGTGCTGCCGCCCATGGAGATCGTCTTCCTGGACAAGGCGGAGAAGAACCCCATCTACAGCTTCCAGCACAAGCTGGATTGGAACGATCGCATCCGCTACGACGCGCCGGCGAAGCTGGAGCCCGCGCTGCTGGAGAAGCTGCGCACGGCGGCGCGCGGCTCGTTCATGGCGCTGGGGTGCCGGGACGTGGCGCGCATCGACTTCCGCATGGACGACAAGGGCCGGCTGTACTTCATCGAGTGCAACCCGCTGCCGGGCCTGACGCCGGGGTGGAGCGACCTGGTGCTCATCGCCCAGGGAGCGGGCATGGACTACCGGGGGCTCATCGGGGAGATCATGGCCCCGGCCATCCGCCGCTACAAGGAGCGTGAGGCCCGGCGCGCCGCGGACGAGAGCGCCCTGATGAAGCTGGCGATGGAGAAGGCCGCCCAGGAGAAGGCCTCTCCGTCCGAGGACAAGTCCAATGGGGGTGGGGGAGGGGGCTCCTCCAGTGAGGCTTCGCCCCGTATGGAGATGAAGGCCTGA